One stretch of Enoplosus armatus isolate fEnoArm2 chromosome 1, fEnoArm2.hap1, whole genome shotgun sequence DNA includes these proteins:
- the gse1b gene encoding genetic suppressor element 1 has product MSHEPKSPSLGMISTATRTTATVSPLTPSPLNGSIVANGSPATQSAHSGFAAALRKLAKQAEEPRAASSISSESSPVSSPATNHSSPVSTPKRGPLGPGPVLVPPAGHSVPNTPPVVTIAPTKTSNGLWRNEGRQVKQADSGPRGASRERLGAEGTLPQEKGGPSVPAHLLGNPYAFGLNPGAVMQDSRFQPLNLPRQLPNAVPPGHVPEEYLRGFRPYATTEDALRMPSLPLGLDPATAAAAAAYYHPSYLPHPSFTPYRMDDPFCLSALRSPFYPLPAGGALPPMHPSAVHMHLQGVRYPGDFTHPSLSALQSERLQLEDELRQREREREREREREKEREREVEREKEREREREREREREKELEREREREREREREREREKEREREKELERQKERALREKELQASKAMESHYLAELHAMRGQEDRTKPERLTPNRADKTKEPAPPAPKPVPPGLHSSMVQSHHPVPGLISGHGLYMGPGGVGTGLSASMLAQRTNEEERWLARQRKLRQEKEDRQYQVSEFRQQVLEQHLDLGRPGDAPDHRTDSHRSIPNHHDPGSRDLHPHLGAPPPLISPKPPQPPREHHPPPPTTLWNPASLIETTSESRRNHEPSGMGHYELSRLPPGPSKYEDGVRRREGGAMEKYPPLRGPPVLPEPSTFLADLEKSTQSFFSQQRASLSLSSQYELEGAVKSNAGLKSLPGHSRHGQGLGLVAGPGMGQVATLGMGPDTMLMYDEFLQQHRRPVSKLDLEERRRREAREKGYYYELDDSYDESDEEEVRAHLRRVAEQPPLKLDDSTEKLDFLGVFGLTTVGRRDDLVQQKRRKRRRMLRERSPSPPVSQSKRTPPPPPPPQLSTRFTPEEMDRAPELEDKKRFLTMFRLSHVTIQQRRDNERVVELLQAIKEKSVTLDTIRHAPHPLCKSPPAQISDSAFAQPSSESEDHHSVRPHSPSPHCPASPNGHPKPLGDTLRPKEPPSPAVYPDKARGPSEGPISKRSSSLLNCLRPPHPLQAKEGLHSVNGRTKPWDSFTPEEFAQQFHESVLQSTQKALQKHKGGATGMSESSHVQESSVHYNIPELQSTPGRPPQPHSQSHSNAHPFPHSLSHSHPQPNGQHFSVAQHREASGTREDLSGPEDSEEEEEEEEEEAPASKWQGIESIFEAYQEYVEEQSLERQVLQNQCRRLEAQNYNLSLTAEQLSHSMGELMSQRQKLAVEREKLQAELEHFRKCLTLPQTHWPRGGHYKGYPPR; this is encoded by the exons ATGAGCCATGAGCCAAAGTCACCATCGTTAGGAATGATCTCGACGGCGACCCGTACCACGGCGACGGTCAGCCCCCTCACCCCGTCGCCTCTCAACGGCTCCATCGTAGCCAATGGAAGCCCAGCTACCCAGTCTGCCCACTCTGGATTCGCTGCAGCCCTCCGTAAACTGGCGAAACAGGCAGAAGAACCTCGAG CTGCATCCTCCATCAGCAGTGAGTCCTCTCCAGTGTCCTCCCCGGCCACCAACCACAGTTCTCCAGTCAGTACACCCAAGAGGGGTCCCCTCGGACCAGGACCTGTCCTGGTACCCCCAGCAGGCCACAGCGTGCCAAACACTCCACCTGTAGTCACCATTGCTCCAACAAAGACCAGCAACGGCCTCTGGAGGAACGAGGGACGCCAGGTAAAA caGGCTGACTCGGGGCCTCGTGGGGCCAGCAGGGAACGCCTGGGTGCAGAGGGTACCCTCCCCCAGGAAAAGGGTGGCCCCTCAGTCCCTGCCCACCTCCTGGGAAACCCCTATGCCTTTGGTCTCAACCCTGGTGCTGTCATGCAGGATTCACGTTTCCAGCCCCTCAA TCTACCCAGACAGTTGCCTAATGCAGTGCCCCCTGGTCATGTACCAGAAGAGTACCTCCGTGGTTTCCGGCCCTATGCCACGACTGAGGATGCCCTCCGCATGCCGTCTTTGCCCTTGGGCCTGGACCCTGCCACTGCAGCTGCCGCAGCAGCCTACTACCACCCCAGCTACCTGCCCCACCCTTCCTTCACGCCATACAG GATGGATGACccattctgcctctctgctttgAGGTCACCTTTCTATCCGCTGCCAGCAGGGGGAGCTTTACCCCCCATGCATCCCTCTGCTGTTCACATGCACCTACAAGGGGTCCGCTACCCTGGAGACTTCACACACCCTTCACTGTCAGCACTGCAGTCTGAGAG GCTTCAGCTGGAGGATGAGCtgcggcagagagagagggagcgcgAACGAGAACGCGAGCGCGAAAAAGAGCGAGAGCgtgaggtggagagagaaaaagagcgggagagagaacgagagcgggagagagagcgggagaaggagctggagagggagagagagcgcgagcgagaaagagagcgggagagagagcgggagaaggagagagaaagagagaaggagctggagaggcagaaggagagagcGCTGAGGGAGAAGGAGCTGCAGGCGTCCAAGGCCATGGAGAGCCACTATCTGGCTGAGCTCCATGCCATGAGGGGGCAGGAGGACCGAACCAAGCCTGAGAGACTCACCCCTAATCGGGCTG ATAAAACCAAAGAGCCCGCCCCTCCAGCTCCCAAACCAGTCCCGCCAGGACTCCACTCTTCAATGGTCCAATCACATCATCCCGTCCCGGGTCTAATCTCAGGCCACGGCCTCTACATGGGTCCCGGCGGTGTAGGGACGGGCCTCTCTGCCTCAATGCTTGCTCAGAGGACcaatgaggaggagaggtggtTGGCGCGGCAACGCAAGCTGCGGCAGGAGAAAGAGGATCGTCAGTACCAGGTGTCTGAATTCCGCCAGCAGGTTCTGGAGCAGCACCTGGACTTGGGCCGACCAGGTGATGCACCAGATCACAGGACAGACTCACACAG ATCCATACCAAATCACCATGATCCAGGAAGCCGGGACCTCCACCCTCACTTAGGCGCCCCACCACCCCTCATCTCCCCTAAACCTCCTCAGCCACCACGTGAACACCACCCTCCGCCTCCCACCACCCTTTGGAACCCAGCATCTCTTATAGAAACAACCTCAGAGTCCAGACGTAACCACGAGCCCTCAGGGATGGGACACTATGAGCTCAGTCGGCTGCCCCCAGGGCCTTCCAAATATGAGGATGGAGTACgaaggagagaagggggagcaATGGAGAAGTATCCCCCATTGAGAGGTCCTCCGGTCCTGCCGGAGCCCAGCACATTCCTAGCTGATCTGGAGAAATCCACCCAGTCTTTCttcagccagcagagggcaTCACTGTCTCTGTCCAGCCAGTATGAATTAGAGGGAGCCGTGAAAAGCAATGCTGGACTAAAGAGCCTCCCGGGGCACAGTAGACATGGACAGGGGCTTGGATTGGTCGCTGGGCCGGGGATGGGACAGGTAGCCACACTGGGGATGGGTCCAGACACAATGCTGATGTATGACGAGTTCCTTCAGCAGCACCGAAGGCCTGTCAGCAAGCTggacctggaggagaggaggagaagggaagcCAGAGAGAAAG GTTACTACTATGAGCTGGATGACTCATATGATgagagtgatgaggaggaggtgagagccCATCTCAGGAGAGTAGCGGAGCAGCCCCCACTCAAACTGGATGACTCCACAGAG AAATTGGACTTCCTGGGAGTGTTTGGCCTGACCACGGTGGGCCGGCGGGATGACCTGGTGCagcagaagagaaggaagaggaggaggatgctcAGGGAGCGAAGCCCCTCACCGCCTGTCTCGCAATCGAAACgcactcctcctccccctcctcccccccaaCTCAGCACACGCTTCACCCCTGAGGAGATGGACCGAGCACCAGAGCTGGAGGATAAGAAGCGGTTCCTCACCATGTTCAGACTATCCCATGTCACTATACAGCAAAGGAGAG ATAATGAAAGGGTGGTGGAGCTGCTTCAGGCCATTAAAGAAAAGAGTGTAACCTTGGATACCATCAGACATGCCCCTCATCCGCTGTGTAAGAGCCCTCCAGCACAGATCTCTG ATTCTGCATTTGCCCAGCCGTCCTCTGAATCAGAAGACCACCACAGTGTCAGACCACATAGCCCCTCCCCACATTGCCCAGCGTCCCCCAATGGCCATCCAAAACCCCTCGGGGACACATTAAGACCAAAGGAACCCCCTTCTCCAGCTGTCTACCCAGACAAGGCCCGGGGGCCCAGTGAGGGACCGATCTCTAAGAGAAGCTCCAGCCTGCTGAACTGCTTGCGGCCCCCACACCCCCTGCAGGCTAAGGAGGGCCTTCACAGCGTCAACGGACGCACCAAACCCTGGGACAGCTTCACTCCGGAGGAATTTGCCCAGCAGTTCCATGAATCTGTGCTTCAGTCCACTCAGAAGgctctgcagaaacacaaag GTGGAGCCACGGGGATGTCAGAGTCGTCCCACGTCCAGGAGTCGTCTGTTCACTACAACATTCCAGAGCTTCAGAGCACCCCCGGCCGGCCACCGCAGCCGCACTCACAATCTCACTCGAATGCACATCCGTTTCCCCATTCGCTCTCACACTCTCACCCTCAGCCCAACGGGCAGCACTTCTCTGTAGCCCAACACCGGGAGGCCTCAGGGACGAGGGAGGACCTGTCTGGACCAGAggactctgaggaggaagaggaggaggaggaagaagaggctcCTGCTTCCAAGTGGCAGGGGATTGAATCTATATTTGAAGCTTATCAGGAATATGTTGAAG AGCAAAGTTTGGAGCGACAAGTGTTGCAGAACCAGTGTCGAAGACTAGAAGCTCAGAACTACAACCTCAGTCTAACTGCTGAGCAGCTGTCTCATAGCATGGGG GAGCTGATGTCCCAGAGACAGAAGCTGGCAGTGGAAAGGGAGAAGCTACAAGCAGAGCTGGAGCACTTCAGGAAGTGTTTGACGCTGCCACAGACACACTGGCCGAGAGGCGGCCATTACAAGGGCTACCCTCCCAGGTGA